One stretch of Bombus terrestris chromosome 5, iyBomTerr1.2, whole genome shotgun sequence DNA includes these proteins:
- the LOC100648359 gene encoding protein adenylyltransferase Fic isoform X2, whose protein sequence is MLLSREKLCYAFYDEKLGYVKDRRTEKQNANVAMSMTANRLVVLFVFVSGIAVAVIGTLLSQYIRGFLKYLPDHDYRHVFIPLPTEGELNVYDEGTLDLALPRTELRHQLEIENSATSTAEALTSLYLALEMKLSGKQKKAIKLFQHAVALAPRHPDILNHYGEFLEHTQNDVIKANEYYVRALSFQPNHEGALINSQRTARVVEELDRRMLRRIDEKRNTLSTIPDNNAALIRAKKEAYFQHIYHTVGIEGNTMNLAQTRAIVETRTAVAGKSIDEHNEILGLDAAMKYINATLVNRMGSISIKDILEIHMRVLGHVDPVRGGQFRRTQVYVGGHVPPGPGDIHYLMEEFALWLNSERAIRMHPVRYAALAHYKLVHIHPFSDGNGRTSRLLMNMILMQAGYPPVIIHKQHRHTYYENLQIANTGDVRPFVRFIAECTEQTLDLFLWATSEFSRQVPALSQDTLFTERRDTIVLEDDMATDSVTNAFDTG, encoded by the exons ATGCTGCTGTCGCGTGAAAAGTTGTGTTACGCGTTCTACGACGAGAAGCTTGGATACGTAAAAGATAGAAGAACCGAAAAGCAGAATGCAAATGTCGCTATGAGCATGACGGCGAATCGCCTAGTCGTGCTTTTCGTTTTCGTATCAGGAATCGCTGTTGCTGTCATCGGCACCTTACTGTCTCAGTACATTCGTGGTTTCCTGAAATATTTACCGG ATCACGACTATCGTCATGTATTTATACCGCTTCCGACGGAAGGTGAGTTAAACGTTTACGACGAAGGTACCTTGGATTTAGCGTTGCCAAGGACTGAGCTACGTCATCAATTGGAAATTGAGAATAGCGCGACATCCACCGCGGAAGCTTTAACCTCGCTGTATCTGGCATTGGAGATGAAATTGTCGGGCAAACAAAAGAAAGCGATCAAATTGTTTCAGCATGCCGTGGCTTTAGCACCCCGCCACCCAGATATCTTGAATCATTACGGCGAGTTTTTGGAGCACACGCAGAACGATGTTATCAAAGCAAACGAATATTATGTGCGTGCATTGAGTTTTCAACCGAACCACGAAGGTGCACTGATAAACAGTCAAAGAACGGCTCGAGTAGTTGAAGAGTTGGATCGGAGAATGCTCCGACGCAtagacgaaaaaagaaacacaCTGTCCACGATTCCTGATAACAATGCCGCCTTGATACGAGCAAAGAAGGAGGCTTATTTTCAGCATATTTATCATACAGTTGGCATCGAGGGGAACACAATGAATTTAGCTCAGACCCGGGCGATCGTTGAAACGCGTACCGCTGTTGCTGGTAAAAGCATCGATGAGCACAACGAGATTCTCGGCTTGGACGCTGCAATGAAATACATCAACGCGACCTTGGTCAACAGGATGGGATCGATTTCCATTAAGGATATATTAGAAATTCATATGCGTGTTTTAGGACACGTGGATCCCGTTCGAGGTGGTCAATTTCGACGTACTCAAGTGTACGTTGGTGGTCATGTACCTCCTGGTCCAGGAGATATCCATTATCTTATGGAAGAATTCGCGCTATGGTTAAACAGCGAAAGAGCTATTCGAATGCATCCAGTCAG ATACGCCGCTCTAGCGCATTACAAGTTGGTACATATACATCCGTTTTCTGATGGTAATGGTAGAACATCTCGTTTGCTTATGAATATGATTCTTATGCAAGCTGGTTATCCTCCGGTTATTATCCACAAGCAGCATCGACACACGTATTATGAGAATCTTCAAATAGCGAATACCGGCGATGTCCGACCGTTTGTTCGATTCATAGCGGAATGCACGGAACAAACGTTGGACCTGTTCTTGTGGGCAACCAGCGAATTCTCTAGGCAGGTTCCCGCGCTTAGTCAAGATACCTTGTTCACCGAACGACGCGATACTATCGTTTTGGAGGATGACATGGCGACAGATAGCGTTACCAATGCCTTTGACACTGGCTAA
- the LOC100648359 gene encoding protein adenylyltransferase Fic isoform X1 produces the protein MLLSREKLCYAFYDEKLGYVKDRRTEKQNANVAMSMTANRLVVLFVFVSGIAVAVIGTLLSQYIRGFLKYLPVILSDHDYRHVFIPLPTEGELNVYDEGTLDLALPRTELRHQLEIENSATSTAEALTSLYLALEMKLSGKQKKAIKLFQHAVALAPRHPDILNHYGEFLEHTQNDVIKANEYYVRALSFQPNHEGALINSQRTARVVEELDRRMLRRIDEKRNTLSTIPDNNAALIRAKKEAYFQHIYHTVGIEGNTMNLAQTRAIVETRTAVAGKSIDEHNEILGLDAAMKYINATLVNRMGSISIKDILEIHMRVLGHVDPVRGGQFRRTQVYVGGHVPPGPGDIHYLMEEFALWLNSERAIRMHPVRYAALAHYKLVHIHPFSDGNGRTSRLLMNMILMQAGYPPVIIHKQHRHTYYENLQIANTGDVRPFVRFIAECTEQTLDLFLWATSEFSRQVPALSQDTLFTERRDTIVLEDDMATDSVTNAFDTG, from the exons ATGCTGCTGTCGCGTGAAAAGTTGTGTTACGCGTTCTACGACGAGAAGCTTGGATACGTAAAAGATAGAAGAACCGAAAAGCAGAATGCAAATGTCGCTATGAGCATGACGGCGAATCGCCTAGTCGTGCTTTTCGTTTTCGTATCAGGAATCGCTGTTGCTGTCATCGGCACCTTACTGTCTCAGTACATTCGTGGTTTCCTGAAATATTTACCGG TTATTCTTTCAGATCACGACTATCGTCATGTATTTATACCGCTTCCGACGGAAGGTGAGTTAAACGTTTACGACGAAGGTACCTTGGATTTAGCGTTGCCAAGGACTGAGCTACGTCATCAATTGGAAATTGAGAATAGCGCGACATCCACCGCGGAAGCTTTAACCTCGCTGTATCTGGCATTGGAGATGAAATTGTCGGGCAAACAAAAGAAAGCGATCAAATTGTTTCAGCATGCCGTGGCTTTAGCACCCCGCCACCCAGATATCTTGAATCATTACGGCGAGTTTTTGGAGCACACGCAGAACGATGTTATCAAAGCAAACGAATATTATGTGCGTGCATTGAGTTTTCAACCGAACCACGAAGGTGCACTGATAAACAGTCAAAGAACGGCTCGAGTAGTTGAAGAGTTGGATCGGAGAATGCTCCGACGCAtagacgaaaaaagaaacacaCTGTCCACGATTCCTGATAACAATGCCGCCTTGATACGAGCAAAGAAGGAGGCTTATTTTCAGCATATTTATCATACAGTTGGCATCGAGGGGAACACAATGAATTTAGCTCAGACCCGGGCGATCGTTGAAACGCGTACCGCTGTTGCTGGTAAAAGCATCGATGAGCACAACGAGATTCTCGGCTTGGACGCTGCAATGAAATACATCAACGCGACCTTGGTCAACAGGATGGGATCGATTTCCATTAAGGATATATTAGAAATTCATATGCGTGTTTTAGGACACGTGGATCCCGTTCGAGGTGGTCAATTTCGACGTACTCAAGTGTACGTTGGTGGTCATGTACCTCCTGGTCCAGGAGATATCCATTATCTTATGGAAGAATTCGCGCTATGGTTAAACAGCGAAAGAGCTATTCGAATGCATCCAGTCAG ATACGCCGCTCTAGCGCATTACAAGTTGGTACATATACATCCGTTTTCTGATGGTAATGGTAGAACATCTCGTTTGCTTATGAATATGATTCTTATGCAAGCTGGTTATCCTCCGGTTATTATCCACAAGCAGCATCGACACACGTATTATGAGAATCTTCAAATAGCGAATACCGGCGATGTCCGACCGTTTGTTCGATTCATAGCGGAATGCACGGAACAAACGTTGGACCTGTTCTTGTGGGCAACCAGCGAATTCTCTAGGCAGGTTCCCGCGCTTAGTCAAGATACCTTGTTCACCGAACGACGCGATACTATCGTTTTGGAGGATGACATGGCGACAGATAGCGTTACCAATGCCTTTGACACTGGCTAA